A genome region from Rhizobium favelukesii includes the following:
- a CDS encoding ornithine cyclodeaminase, with amino-acid sequence MPSPLPSEKAFVPFVSVENMMRLVHHIGLETLLAELTDVIEADFRRWELFDKTPRVASHSREGVIELMPTSDGEIYSFKYVNGHPKNMAQGLQTVTAFGLLAEVSTGYPVLLTEMTLLTALRTAATSAMAARHLAPKGARTMAMIGNGAQAEFQALAMKAVCGIDRIRLYDIDPLATAKMVRNLSGAGLTVTACTSSQSAIEGADIITTCTADKQYATILTDNMIGAGVHINAIGGDCPGKTELHCDILLRAHTFVEYPPQTRIEGEIQQMEPDYPVTELWKVITGQAQGRRDISQITLFDSVGFAIEDFSALRYVRDRLKGTGLYQDLDIIADPDDPRDLFGMLQRARQA; translated from the coding sequence ATGCCGTCACCCCTTCCATCGGAAAAAGCCTTCGTACCCTTCGTCAGCGTCGAGAACATGATGCGGCTTGTCCACCATATCGGGCTGGAAACCTTGCTGGCCGAGCTCACCGACGTCATCGAGGCGGATTTCCGCCGATGGGAGCTCTTCGACAAGACACCGCGGGTCGCCTCCCATTCCCGCGAGGGCGTGATCGAGCTGATGCCGACCTCGGATGGCGAGATCTATAGCTTCAAATATGTGAACGGCCATCCGAAGAACATGGCGCAGGGCCTGCAGACTGTCACCGCCTTTGGCCTCCTGGCGGAAGTCTCGACCGGCTATCCGGTGCTGCTGACTGAAATGACGCTGCTGACTGCGCTTCGCACCGCCGCCACCTCGGCCATGGCGGCACGGCATCTGGCACCAAAGGGTGCGCGCACCATGGCGATGATCGGCAACGGCGCGCAGGCTGAATTTCAGGCGCTTGCCATGAAGGCCGTCTGCGGCATCGATCGCATCAGGCTCTACGATATCGATCCGCTGGCAACGGCAAAGATGGTACGCAACCTGTCGGGCGCCGGCTTGACGGTTACCGCCTGCACCTCGTCGCAATCCGCAATCGAAGGCGCCGACATCATCACCACCTGCACCGCCGACAAGCAATATGCGACGATCCTCACCGATAACATGATCGGCGCCGGCGTCCACATCAACGCGATCGGCGGCGACTGCCCCGGCAAGACCGAGTTGCATTGCGATATCCTGCTGCGCGCCCACACCTTCGTCGAATATCCGCCGCAGACGCGCATCGAAGGCGAGATCCAGCAGATGGAACCGGACTACCCTGTTACGGAATTGTGGAAAGTAATCACCGGGCAGGCGCAGGGGCGGCGCGATATCAGCCAGATCACCCTGTTCGACAGCGTGGGTTTCGCGATCGAGGATTTTTCCGCGCTCCGCTACGTCCGCGACCGGCTCAAGGGCACAGGGCTCTACCAGGACCTCGACATCATCGCCGACCCCGACGATCCGCGTGATCTCTTCGGCATGCTGCAGCGGGCAAGGCAGGCGTAG
- the otnI gene encoding 2-oxo-tetronate isomerase, whose amino-acid sequence MPTFAANLTMMFNEWSFLDRFDAAADAGFAAVEYLFPYEASPEAIAERLTRNKLQQALFNLPPGDWAAGERGIAALPGRFDELKSDVERALNYAAATGVKRLHLMAGLADPSDAEAASCYRRSVAYTAARLAENGIDLLIEPINGRNMPGYFLNHFGAAERLITDLGLPNLKLQFDVYHRQILHGDVTMALRRLLPITGHIQVASVPSRSEPDGEELNYPYLFGEIDRLDYRGFVGCEYIPRDRTLDGLDWFKPFARR is encoded by the coding sequence ATGCCCACTTTCGCCGCCAACCTGACGATGATGTTCAACGAGTGGTCGTTCCTCGATCGCTTCGATGCTGCAGCGGATGCCGGATTTGCCGCCGTTGAATATCTTTTTCCCTATGAAGCGTCGCCGGAGGCAATCGCCGAACGGCTAACCCGCAACAAGCTGCAGCAGGCATTGTTCAATCTGCCGCCTGGTGATTGGGCAGCGGGCGAGCGTGGTATCGCGGCTCTTCCCGGGCGCTTCGACGAATTGAAGTCCGACGTGGAACGAGCACTGAACTATGCAGCGGCGACCGGCGTAAAGCGGCTGCATCTGATGGCGGGGCTTGCCGACCCCTCTGACGCAGAGGCCGCATCCTGCTATCGGCGTTCCGTCGCCTACACCGCAGCGCGGCTCGCCGAGAACGGGATAGATCTGTTGATCGAGCCTATCAACGGACGAAACATGCCGGGATACTTCCTCAATCATTTCGGCGCCGCCGAGCGGCTCATCACCGACCTCGGCCTGCCAAACCTGAAACTTCAGTTCGACGTCTATCACCGCCAGATCTTGCATGGCGACGTGACCATGGCGCTGCGCCGCCTGCTGCCGATCACTGGCCATATCCAGGTCGCCAGCGTACCGTCGCGCAGTGAGCCCGACGGGGAAGAGCTCAATTACCCCTATCTGTTCGGAGAAATCGACCGCCTCGATTACCGCGGCTTCGTCGGCTGCGAATACATCCCGCGGGACCGCACGCTTGACGGTCTCGACTGGTTCAAACCTTTTGCACGGAGGTAG
- the otnK gene encoding 3-oxo-tetronate kinase, which produces MPILLGSIADDYTGASDLANTLTKNGLSTVQTVGIPDPSLVLPDVDAVVVSLKIRSVAAVEAVAAATEAERWLRERGAAHVLYKICSTFDSTDAGNIGPVTDALRKAAGNDVVLVTPAFPETGRTVYLGHLFVGGQPLNESPLKDHPLNPMHDANLVRVMARQSRGTVGLVDLATVSAGAGAVKARLEALRAEGATAAIADAIFERDLETLGQVALQAPVSTGASGLGLGLARALTRSGRVSSATAATADVIEPVGGLCAIVSGSCSKATLRQLDVAERSMPVLRLDPERLLAGPDAISEAISWAGERICSSPVIIAASSTPEVVSRLQSQYGREASGHAIEKATATIAAELVARGVRRLVVAGGETSGATVDRLGIPAFQIGPEIAPGVPVLRTVGNTQGDMLLALKSGNFGGEEFFMEALAIMH; this is translated from the coding sequence ATGCCAATCTTGCTTGGGTCGATCGCCGATGACTACACCGGTGCATCCGATCTCGCCAATACGCTGACGAAGAACGGCCTCAGCACGGTGCAGACGGTCGGCATTCCCGATCCGTCTCTGGTACTGCCAGATGTGGACGCGGTCGTCGTCTCCTTAAAGATCCGCTCTGTCGCGGCCGTGGAGGCTGTGGCTGCAGCGACGGAGGCTGAAAGATGGCTGCGCGAGCGCGGGGCAGCCCATGTACTTTACAAGATCTGCTCGACATTCGATTCCACCGATGCTGGCAATATCGGTCCGGTCACTGACGCGCTGCGCAAGGCGGCGGGCAATGACGTGGTGTTGGTCACACCGGCCTTTCCGGAAACCGGGCGCACCGTCTATCTCGGCCACCTTTTCGTCGGCGGACAGCCGCTGAACGAAAGCCCGCTCAAAGATCACCCCCTCAATCCGATGCATGACGCCAATCTGGTGCGCGTTATGGCCCGGCAGTCGCGTGGTACGGTCGGTCTTGTCGATCTGGCGACTGTTTCGGCTGGAGCTGGTGCGGTAAAGGCGCGGCTCGAGGCTCTGCGTGCAGAGGGCGCGACTGCTGCGATCGCGGACGCGATCTTCGAACGCGATCTTGAAACGCTCGGGCAGGTGGCGCTGCAGGCACCGGTCTCAACCGGCGCATCGGGCCTAGGCCTTGGTCTCGCCCGCGCCCTCACGCGCTCAGGGCGGGTATCTTCCGCGACCGCGGCCACCGCTGACGTGATTGAGCCGGTCGGTGGTCTTTGCGCAATCGTCTCCGGCAGTTGCTCCAAGGCCACGCTTCGCCAACTCGATGTTGCCGAACGGTCGATGCCCGTTCTGAGGCTGGATCCCGAAAGGCTGCTCGCCGGTCCGGATGCGATCTCCGAGGCGATTTCCTGGGCCGGCGAGCGTATTTGCTCGTCTCCGGTCATTATTGCCGCAAGCAGCACCCCTGAAGTTGTTTCCCGTCTGCAATCGCAATACGGGCGGGAAGCATCAGGTCACGCGATCGAAAAAGCGACCGCGACCATTGCCGCCGAACTGGTGGCACGAGGTGTACGTCGTCTGGTGGTCGCCGGCGGAGAGACCTCCGGTGCGACCGTGGACAGGCTTGGCATTCCAGCCTTCCAGATCGGACCCGAAATTGCCCCGGGCGTGCCGGTCTTGCGAACCGTGGGCAATACGCAGGGCGACATGCTTCTGGCACTGAAATCCGGCAATTTCGGAGGCGAGGAATTCTTCATGGAAGCACTGGCAATCATGCATTGA
- a CDS encoding Lrp/AsnC family transcriptional regulator — MDVAKYSPDDLDRRIIGHLRADGRASLTKLSLALGVARGTVQNRLDRLIETGTLLGFTVRVREDYDLSAVHAVMMVEVVGKSTTQVIRKLRGLTEISALHTTNGNWDLVANIRAASLADFDRVLREVRMIDGVANSETSLLLSSV; from the coding sequence ATGGATGTTGCGAAATATTCGCCGGATGATCTCGACCGCCGCATCATCGGCCATCTTCGCGCTGACGGACGGGCATCGTTGACCAAGCTTTCGCTTGCGCTCGGCGTTGCGCGCGGGACCGTGCAGAATCGACTGGACCGCTTGATCGAGACGGGGACGCTGCTCGGATTTACCGTACGGGTGAGAGAAGACTACGATCTGAGCGCGGTGCATGCGGTGATGATGGTCGAGGTCGTCGGCAAGTCGACGACGCAGGTCATTCGCAAGCTGCGCGGCCTGACGGAGATTTCCGCGTTGCACACGACCAACGGCAATTGGGATCTCGTCGCCAATATCCGGGCGGCGAGCCTTGCGGATTTCGACCGCGTTCTGCGCGAGGTGCGCATGATCGATGGCGTTGCCAACAGCGAAACGAGCCTTCTGCTGAGCAGCGTTTGA
- the ltnD gene encoding L-threonate dehydrogenase, with translation MASNFENLGQTVAAAIGLGSMGAGMARSLKRAGLDVVGYDIAPAAIDRFVADGGRGATSPADAVRGADIIVSVVVNGAQTEALLFGAGGVAGVMKPGSVFISSATMDPAVARNLAQQVESLGLHYLDAPISGGAAKASSGQLTIMASGSRPAFEAAQPALDAMAAKVYELGDAAGTGAAFKMINQLLAGVHIAAACEAIAFAAKQGLDLDKVYEVITASAGNSWMFENRIPHVLAGDYTPLSAIEIFVKDLGIVQDMARSERYPVPLVAAALQMYLAASGAGMGRDDDSSLARLYAQLSGAKLPGAVKGSR, from the coding sequence ATGGCATCGAACTTTGAAAATCTGGGGCAGACGGTGGCTGCCGCGATCGGCCTCGGCTCGATGGGGGCTGGCATGGCCCGGTCGCTGAAGCGCGCGGGCCTCGACGTCGTCGGGTACGACATCGCACCTGCCGCCATCGATCGCTTCGTGGCGGACGGCGGCCGCGGCGCGACCTCGCCCGCCGATGCGGTTCGGGGCGCAGACATCATCGTTTCAGTCGTCGTAAACGGCGCGCAGACCGAGGCCCTGTTGTTTGGTGCCGGGGGTGTCGCAGGCGTAATGAAACCCGGGTCAGTATTCATTTCGTCGGCGACGATGGACCCAGCAGTCGCGCGCAATCTGGCACAACAGGTCGAGTCCCTCGGTTTACACTACCTCGACGCGCCAATTTCCGGCGGCGCGGCGAAAGCATCGAGCGGCCAGCTGACGATCATGGCGTCCGGCTCCAGGCCTGCCTTCGAAGCGGCTCAACCGGCCCTCGACGCTATGGCCGCCAAGGTCTACGAACTTGGCGATGCGGCTGGCACAGGCGCGGCCTTCAAGATGATCAACCAGCTCCTTGCCGGCGTGCACATAGCAGCCGCCTGCGAAGCGATTGCCTTCGCTGCCAAGCAAGGGCTCGATCTCGACAAGGTCTACGAAGTGATCACGGCGTCCGCCGGTAATTCGTGGATGTTTGAAAACCGGATCCCGCATGTTCTGGCGGGAGACTATACGCCGCTCAGCGCCATCGAGATTTTCGTCAAGGATCTCGGCATCGTTCAGGACATGGCCCGTTCGGAACGCTATCCGGTACCGCTCGTAGCGGCTGCGTTGCAGATGTACCTTGCGGCTTCCGGCGCCGGCATGGGGCGCGATGACGATTCATCTCTCGCCCGGCTCTATGCCCAGCTCTCGGGTGCGAAATTGCCCGGCGCAGTCAAAGGGTCGCGATAA